From Spiroplasma eriocheiris, the proteins below share one genomic window:
- a CDS encoding DNA-3-methyladenine glycosylase family protein — protein sequence MKTRIMTNYHYDWDSNEKTFFVYQDDICFHYDQQHQTLVLALPFKNEIFVLEIFSLDNLVIDVYHSLPLGQDQKDNILNYVIELLDLNYDLPGFYLFSAQDPILKLIYQDHLGFRAYSYLNLYEAFMWTIIGQQINMKFAYSIKSELVKKYGRAIKHKDLTLFVFPTPKVLETVSFEDFQKLRLSKNKINTIKLVTTMFVNHEISQEVFNSFSTAAEKIKFITSIKGLGIWSANYILIRSLKQNDVILFKDVGLNNCLKTLLNLEKIEDSFLLALQERYQQWCRYAVFYLWRVLY from the coding sequence ATGAAAACGAGAATTATGACTAACTATCATTATGATTGAGATAGCAACGAAAAAACTTTCTTTGTTTATCAAGATGATATTTGTTTTCATTATGATCAACAACACCAAACTTTAGTGCTAGCGCTCCCATTTAAAAATGAAATTTTTGTTTTAGAAATTTTTAGTTTAGATAATTTGGTAATTGATGTTTACCATTCCCTACCATTAGGACAAGACCAGAAGGATAATATTTTAAATTACGTTATTGAATTATTAGATTTAAATTATGACTTACCAGGTTTTTATTTATTTAGTGCCCAGGATCCGATTTTAAAGTTAATTTATCAAGATCATCTTGGCTTTCGTGCGTATAGTTATTTAAATTTATATGAAGCATTTATGTGAACAATTATTGGTCAACAAATTAATATGAAATTTGCTTATAGTATTAAAAGTGAGCTTGTTAAAAAATATGGGCGAGCAATTAAACACAAAGATTTAACATTATTTGTTTTTCCGACTCCCAAAGTATTAGAAACAGTAAGTTTTGAAGATTTTCAAAAATTAAGGTTATCTAAAAATAAAATTAATACTATTAAGTTAGTGACAACAATGTTTGTTAACCATGAAATTAGTCAGGAAGTATTTAATAGTTTTTCCACCGCCGCGGAAAAGATTAAATTTATTACTAGTATTAAAGGTTTAGGGATTTGGTCTGCAAACTATATTTTGATTCGATCATTAAAACAAAATGATGTTATCTTATTTAAAGATGTAGGATTAAATAATTGTTTAAAAACCTTACTCAATTTAGAAAAAATTGAAGATAGTTTTTTACTAGCCTTACAAGAACGTTATCAACAGTGGTGTCGTTATGCTGTTTTTTATTTATGAAGAGTGTTGTATTAA
- a CDS encoding methylated-DNA--[protein]-cysteine S-methyltransferase — MKSIIKYWNTEKNGLTLTIGTFNDKICYLGLQNDEITTWFDNHKFILEHQPSLLPSEITQLLDDFFAKKPLQLTLDNFYLTGSEFQKKVWNELIKIKAGETITYSDLAQKINHPTAARAVASAVGKNPILLLIPCHRVIGKNNNLYKFRSGGEIKKQLLNFENNN; from the coding sequence ATGAAATCAATAATTAAGTATTGAAATACAGAAAAAAATGGTTTAACTCTAACAATTGGGACTTTTAATGACAAAATTTGCTATCTTGGTTTACAAAATGATGAAATTACGACATGGTTTGATAATCATAAATTTATTTTAGAACACCAACCTAGCCTACTCCCAAGTGAAATTACTCAATTACTAGATGATTTTTTTGCTAAAAAACCATTACAGCTAACTTTAGATAATTTTTATTTAACTGGCAGTGAATTTCAAAAAAAAGTTTGAAATGAATTAATTAAAATTAAAGCTGGCGAAACAATTACTTATAGTGATCTTGCCCAAAAAATTAATCACCCAACAGCAGCCCGCGCGGTCGCTAGCGCCGTTGGAAAAAACCCCATTTTATTATTAATTCCTTGCCACCGGGTTATTGGTAAAAATAATAACCTTTATAAATTTCGTTCCGGCGGAGAAATTAAAAAGCAACTTCTAAATTTTGAAAATAATAACTAA
- a CDS encoding rod shape-determining protein yields the protein MTITDVLKNTFNISPKPPRKFIAIDLGTTNSIAYIGGRGIIYNEASVMAYETGTKKLVALGEDARKLIGKTHDKIEIYTPLRNGAITDLRIAEEFIQHIGNRAKVQDVWKGSIVLIACPKSVTELERRAMVEMCKHLGADLVQVEEDTLMAALGAGANIFAPKGTFILDIGGGKTSAGIISAGGIVVSKSIKIAGNYIDEEILKYIRAKHTISIGVVTAEQIKKQIGSLYKGKETKKMVIFGRDVVTGMPKETEILDSEIRKLLISIFSSITQLVTDILESTPAELAGDAVMNGLLVSGGCAQISGLKEFLESYFQIPVKIAKNPQTAVIDGCIAYEKEIRDRLIEENKKNK from the coding sequence ATGACTATAACAGACGTATTAAAAAATACATTTAATATTTCTCCTAAACCACCTCGTAAATTTATTGCAATTGACTTAGGGACAACAAATTCAATTGCTTACATTGGAGGAAGAGGAATTATTTATAATGAAGCATCAGTGATGGCTTATGAAACAGGAACTAAAAAACTAGTTGCCCTAGGAGAAGATGCTCGTAAATTAATAGGAAAAACACATGATAAAATTGAAATTTATACTCCCTTAAGAAACGGTGCAATTACTGATTTAAGAATTGCCGAAGAATTTATTCAACATATTGGAAACCGTGCCAAAGTTCAAGATGTTTGAAAAGGCTCAATTGTCTTAATTGCATGTCCAAAAAGTGTTACCGAATTAGAACGTCGCGCAATGGTTGAAATGTGTAAACATTTAGGCGCTGATCTTGTTCAAGTTGAAGAAGATACCCTAATGGCTGCGTTAGGAGCTGGGGCCAACATTTTCGCTCCAAAAGGAACTTTTATTTTAGACATTGGTGGGGGTAAAACCAGTGCGGGAATTATCTCTGCTGGGGGAATTGTTGTAAGTAAATCAATTAAAATTGCAGGAAATTATATCGACGAGGAAATTTTAAAATATATTCGGGCAAAACATACTATCTCAATTGGAGTAGTAACTGCTGAACAAATCAAAAAACAAATTGGTTCTTTATACAAAGGCAAAGAAACAAAAAAAATGGTAATCTTTGGTCGTGATGTAGTTACTGGAATGCCAAAAGAAACCGAAATCTTAGACTCTGAAATTAGAAAATTATTAATTAGTATTTTTTCTTCAATTACTCAATTAGTTACTGATATTTTAGAATCAACACCAGCTGAATTAGCCGGTGATGCAGTAATGAACGGGTTACTAGTCAGCGGTGGATGTGCACAAATTAGTGGATTAAAAGAATTTTTAGAAAGTTACTTCCAAATCCCAGTTAAAATTGCTAAAAATCCACAAACTGCTGTTATTGATGGATGTATCGCTTATGAAAAAGAAATTAGAGATCGCTTAATTGAAGAAAATAAAAAAAATAAATAA
- a CDS encoding rod shape-determining protein, translating into MKPERPFISLDLGTANVLAYVSGQGIIYNEPSLMAYDTKTNKLIALGKEAYDMIGKTHDQIRMVTPLVDGVIADMEAAQDLLKHVFSRMKMMNIWKNAVVLLACPSGVTELEREALKNVAQDMGADLVIIEEEAKMAAIGAGINIDLPQGNLIIDIGGGTTDLAIISSGDIVVARSIKVAGNHFDDDIRKYIRSEYNIAIGQKTAEDVKKYIGSLVKYHNERAMQIYGRDIVSGLPKEAKISSDEIRNVLLNAFSKITDLVIELLENTPPELAGDIMRNGITICGGGALIRNIDKYFFDIFQLPTRTASDPLMCVIEGTRAFEKVIRKRIENGYYNFNDKGLLAGIGKKK; encoded by the coding sequence GTGAAACCAGAAAGACCATTTATCTCACTTGACTTGGGAACAGCTAACGTGTTAGCTTACGTTTCTGGTCAAGGGATTATCTATAATGAACCATCATTAATGGCTTACGATACTAAAACCAATAAATTAATTGCTTTAGGGAAAGAAGCTTATGATATGATTGGAAAGACACACGACCAAATTAGAATGGTGACTCCGCTAGTTGATGGAGTTATCGCAGATATGGAAGCTGCACAAGATTTATTAAAACACGTTTTCTCAAGAATGAAAATGATGAATATTTGAAAAAATGCGGTAGTTTTACTAGCATGTCCAAGTGGAGTTACTGAATTAGAAAGAGAAGCTTTAAAAAACGTTGCCCAAGATATGGGAGCTGACTTAGTTATTATTGAAGAAGAAGCTAAAATGGCAGCAATTGGAGCAGGAATCAACATTGACTTACCACAAGGGAACTTAATCATTGATATTGGAGGAGGAACAACTGACTTAGCAATTATTTCATCAGGAGATATTGTAGTTGCGAGAAGTATTAAAGTTGCCGGAAACCACTTTGATGATGATATCCGTAAATATATTCGTTCAGAATATAACATTGCAATTGGACAAAAAACTGCAGAAGATGTTAAAAAATACATCGGTTCATTAGTTAAATACCATAATGAACGTGCAATGCAAATTTATGGAAGAGACATTGTTTCAGGATTACCAAAAGAAGCTAAAATTAGTTCTGATGAAATTAGAAACGTTTTACTAAATGCCTTTTCTAAAATTACTGACTTAGTAATTGAATTACTGGAAAATACACCTCCGGAATTAGCAGGAGATATCATGCGTAATGGTATCACAATTTGTGGTGGGGGAGCATTAATTAGAAATATTGATAAATACTTCTTTGATATCTTCCAATTACCAACAAGAACTGCTTCTGATCCGCTAATGTGTGTTATTGAAGGAACAAGAGCGTTTGAAAAAGTTATTAGAAAACGTATTGAAAACGGTTACTATAACTTCAATGACAAAGGATTATTAGCTGGCATTGGGAAGAAAAAATAA
- a CDS encoding rod shape-determining protein codes for MAGFNSGKSKRPTFVSMDLGTANTLVYVSGSGVVYNEPSIVAYRIKENRIIAVGIEAYKMIGKGNKSIRIVRPMVDGVITDIRATEAQLRYIFGKLRISKQLKHSIMLLACPSVITELEKAALKKIAMNLGATKVFVEEEVKMAALGGGVDIYKPTGNLVVDMGGGTTDIAVIASGDIVLSKSVKVAGNYLNDEMQKFIRSQYGLEVGSKTAEQIKIEIGSLAKYPDERKMKVYGRDVVSGLPREIEVTPEEVREVLKVPVSRIIDLTVQVLEETPPELAGDIFKNGITIYGGGALIKGIDRYFTDTLQLPSKVGEQPLLAVINGTKKFESDIYDILRQEQMHTKELDY; via the coding sequence ATGGCAGGATTTAATAGCGGCAAAAGTAAAAGACCAACTTTCGTTTCAATGGACTTAGGAACTGCAAACACACTAGTGTATGTTTCAGGTTCAGGAGTAGTTTATAACGAACCATCAATCGTAGCTTACAGAATAAAAGAAAATAGAATTATTGCTGTAGGGATCGAAGCTTATAAAATGATCGGAAAAGGTAACAAATCAATTCGTATTGTAAGACCAATGGTTGACGGAGTTATTACTGATATTAGAGCAACTGAAGCTCAATTAAGATATATCTTCGGAAAATTACGAATCTCAAAACAACTAAAACACTCAATCATGTTATTAGCATGTCCAAGTGTTATTACTGAATTAGAAAAAGCAGCGTTGAAAAAAATCGCGATGAACTTAGGGGCAACTAAAGTTTTCGTTGAAGAAGAAGTTAAAATGGCTGCCTTAGGTGGAGGAGTAGATATCTACAAACCTACTGGTAACTTAGTTGTTGATATGGGAGGGGGAACAACAGATATTGCTGTTATTGCCTCAGGAGATATCGTATTATCGAAATCAGTAAAAGTTGCTGGAAACTATCTAAACGATGAAATGCAAAAATTCATTCGTTCACAATATGGATTAGAAGTAGGATCAAAAACAGCTGAACAAATTAAAATTGAAATTGGTTCATTAGCAAAATACCCAGACGAAAGAAAAATGAAAGTTTATGGACGTGACGTCGTTTCAGGATTACCAAGAGAAATCGAAGTTACACCAGAAGAAGTTAGAGAGGTATTAAAAGTACCGGTATCAAGAATTATCGACTTAACAGTCCAAGTATTAGAAGAAACACCACCAGAATTGGCAGGAGATATCTTCAAAAATGGAATCACAATTTATGGAGGAGGAGCATTAATTAAGGGAATTGATCGTTACTTCACAGATACATTACAATTACCATCAAAAGTTGGTGAACAACCATTACTAGCGGTTATTAATGGTACTAAAAAATTCGAATCTGATATCTATGACATCTTACGTCAAGAACAAATGCATACTAAAGAATTAGATTACTAA
- a CDS encoding Ada metal-binding domain-containing protein: MKPTMNQYQAIINCQENDDYYYAVKTTKIFCRFSCKSKAPNLNNILIFAKNSKNLANFRPCKRCEPLNPQPTNIIDKFKNYLKNCQTKITLEQCAKALGYNTSYLSRNLAQHGIKFKEYLKNEINN, encoded by the coding sequence ATGAAACCAACAATGAACCAGTACCAAGCAATTATTAATTGTCAAGAAAATGATGATTACTATTACGCAGTTAAAACCACAAAAATATTTTGTCGTTTTAGTTGTAAATCAAAGGCCCCAAATCTTAATAATATTTTAATTTTTGCAAAAAATTCTAAAAATCTAGCTAATTTTCGTCCTTGTAAACGTTGTGAACCGCTAAACCCTCAACCCACTAATATAATTGATAAGTTTAAAAACTATCTTAAAAATTGTCAAACAAAAATAACTCTTGAGCAATGTGCAAAAGCACTAGGTTATAATACTAGTTATTTATCAAGAAATCTTGCCCAACACGGGATTAAATTTAAGGAGTATCTTAAAAATGAAATCAATAATTAA